In Thermomonas paludicola, the following are encoded in one genomic region:
- a CDS encoding thymidine kinase yields the protein MAKLYFYYSAMNAGKTTTLLQSAHNYRERGMRVAILTPNLDDRAGSGTVASRIGLRAQGLCFEHEDDLQRSIERDIVAHGALHCVLVDEAQFLSRAQVWQLSEVVDRLHIPVLCYGLRTDFRGELFEGSQYLLAWADELSEIKTICHSGKKATMNVRIDAQGRAVQDGPQVEIGGNERYVSVSRAEFKKVMRGEGVIEPLQVPLPL from the coding sequence ATGGCCAAGCTTTACTTCTACTACTCCGCGATGAACGCGGGCAAGACCACCACCCTGCTGCAGAGTGCGCACAATTACCGCGAACGCGGCATGCGGGTCGCGATCCTGACGCCGAACCTGGATGATCGCGCCGGCAGCGGCACGGTGGCGTCGCGGATCGGCCTGCGTGCGCAGGGGCTGTGCTTCGAGCACGAAGATGATTTGCAGCGCAGCATCGAGCGCGACATCGTCGCGCACGGCGCGTTGCACTGCGTGCTGGTGGACGAAGCGCAGTTCCTGAGTCGCGCGCAGGTGTGGCAGCTCAGTGAAGTGGTGGATCGATTGCATATCCCGGTGCTGTGTTACGGGCTGCGCACCGATTTCCGTGGCGAGCTGTTCGAGGGCAGCCAGTATCTGCTGGCGTGGGCGGACGAATTGTCGGAAATCAAGACCATTTGCCACAGCGGCAAGAAAGCGACCATGAACGTGCGCATCGATGCGCAGGGGCGCGCCGTACAGGACGGGCCGCAGGTGGAAATCGGCGGCAATGAACGCTACGTGTCGGTCAGCCGGGCCGAGTTCAAGAAGGTGATGCGCGGTGAGGGCGTCATCGAGCCGCTGCAGGTGCCGCTGCCGCTTTGA